In Fluviicola sp., the sequence GAAATTATTGCAGAACATCCGCAACAACATCAATCCGAACTTCGGGGCAGGTATTTATTACCACACTCCGAGTTTCTTCATCGGGGTTAGTTCTCCGAAGATCCTGGAACGCAGTTATGACGGTTCAAACTCCACCAACCTGGAACGCCGGCATTATTTCGGGACTGTTGGAGGGGTCATTCCTTTATCCAATAAATGGAAACTGAGACCTACTTCCCTGGTGAAAATTACGGAAGGCGCACCATTAAGTTTGGACTTGACGGTAGCGGCTATTTACAATGAACGTATCTGGTTCGGAGCGAATTACCGCTTACAGGCAGCTTTCGGAGCATTTTTACAATTCCAGCTTTCACCGCAGTTTAAAATAGGTGTAGCAAGTGATTTCGGTACTCAAAAAATCAGGAAGTACAACGACGGGTCATTTGAAGTCATGCTGTCATACGACTTTGTCTTCAAAAAAGAAGGGATCCGCTCACCTCGTTACTTCTAAATCCATAAAAGACACAAACATGAAAACGATATTATTAGCAATCATTTGCAGTGTTTCATTATCGGTATTCGGACAATCGGGGAAACTGAAAAAAGCAGACAGCTATTTCAACCGTTTATCCTATGCCTATGCTGCAGAATTATACGAAGAACTGATCGGTTCGGAAGTGGACAGCCCTCAGCTGAAAAGCAAACTCGCTTACAGTTACCTGAAGATGGACAATTACACCAAATCGGTTGAAAACTACGGCAAAATGATCGAATCTTCCGAAGCCAAACCGGATGATTATTACAATTATGCTTATGTACTGAAACAGACCGGAAACTATTCCGAAAGCGACAAGTGGATGAACAAGTACAGCAATGCTGCACAGGCAGATTTGAGAAGCCAGCTGTTTTTAGGAAACACCGGTTACAAATCCAAAATCGAGAAGACCGCTCCGTTCTTCAGCCTGACAAACCTGGAGCTGAACACCGGAGTTGCGGACTTTGGAGGTTACTACAATCCTTCGCAGAACCGGATGTACTTTATTACGGCACGCAAGAAACGGGTATTCGTGAAAAAAGAGTGGTCGTGGAATGCCAACCGGTTTTTGGATTTGTATTCCGCAACGGTCAGCACCGATAACAAGTTGGGATCTCCCAAACGCGTTTCGAAAGTAAATACCAAATTTCACGAAGGTCCGCTTGCTTTTTCACCCGACGGAAAGACCGTTTACTTTACACGGAATAATATTTCTTCCGGTAAGAAGCGCCGCGACGGACAGAAGATCCAGAACCTGAAACTGTACATGGCCAAAGTGGATGAGAACGGGAAATGGACGGAGGAAAAAGAATTTCCTTACAACTCGAAAGATTACTCGGTGGGTCATCCCGCGCTTACCGCCGACGGTAAAACGATGTACTTCGTTTCCGACAAACCGGGAGGAATGGGTGGTGCGGATATTTACAAAGCGGCTGTTCTGGAAAACGGGACATTCGGTGAGATGATCAATCTGGGGAACAAAATCAACACGGAAGGACAGGAAATGTTCCCGTTTATTGATCAGGAAGAGCGTTTGTTCTTTTCAACAGACGGGCATCCCGGGTTGGGAGGATTGGATGTATTTGTTGCTTTTATGGAAAACGGCAAAATCGGGAAAATCCATTCTTTGGGTGTTCCTGTCAACAGCCAGTTCGACGATTTTGCCTTCAACTCATCGAAAGACCTGAAAACAGGTTTTCTTTCTTCGAACCGCACAGGCGGAAAAGGTGGTGACGATATTTATGCCGTACAGCTGATCCGGCCGATTACTTTCGGAGTAACCATCCAGGGAACAGCAAAGGATAAAAAGGGTGAAATCGTTCCGAATGCAAAGATCGACCTGAAAGACGACAAAGGAACGGTAATCGGAACAGTTACTGCAGATGAAAACGGTTCTTATTCCTTCGAAGCAGAATACGAGAAGAACTATGCTTTGGCGGGTTCAAAAACTAATTATTTCGACGGGAAGAATACCACAAACACCTTTACCAATGAGCAGGTTGTCATTGCGGACGTGATCCTCGAAAAAGATCCGGGCTTGTCTTTGTATGCATTGATCACAGACAAGAAAACCGGGAAGCCATTGGAAAATGTATCCGTTTACCTGGTTGACAATATGACCAACAAGTCGAAAAAGATCACAACTCCTGCATCCGGAGACTTCCGTGAAGCACTTTTCGGAAAGAAACTCAACGATCGCGGAAGCTACAACCTGGTGCTGCAAAAAGAAGGATACTTTTCCAAAACGGTTACTTACAACACTTTGTTCGACAAACCGGGGCAATACGACATTCATGCAATCCTTGACCTGGGCCTGGACCCGGAAGTGAAGGACTTGTCGGAAATGGTACAAATCAACCCGATCAACTTCGACTTGAACAAGTACGTGATTCGTCCGGATGCCGCTAAAGAACTGGATAAGATCGTGGAAGTCATGAATAAATACCCGAACATGGTGGTAGAATTGGGTTCACACACCGATTGTCGTGCTTCCAAGTCTTACAACATGAAATTGTCTGACAGCCGGGCCAAAGCTTCTGCCGAGTATATTAAGAAGAAAATTACCAATCCGGCACGCATCTACGGAAAAGGGTATGGTGAGTCGCGCTTGCTGAACAATTGTGCCTGCGAAGGGCCTGTTAAATCCGACTGTCCGGAAGAAGAACACCAGAAAAACCGCAGAACCGAGTTCAAAGTCATTTCTACCGGCGACGACAAATTGAAAGTAAATAACACCAGCACCGATAATTTCTAATAACAGAGCAAGAAACAGAATGAGAATGATCCGTAATAGCCATCGGCTTTTATTTCTAATACCCAATTAACGCTTAGGTCAGAGTGAATAGTGGTTAGGTTAGAAAGGCTGTCTGAGTAAATCGGGCAGCCTTTGTTTTTGGGTAATGATCAGCATATTGTTCTAATATTTAGCACTTATCTTGCGGATTTAAAGAAAAAGTGTATTTTTGCACTCCACAATTATAGAGAGGTGTCCCCGACTGCTAACGTCGGGATTGAAGGAGCTAAATTTCTTTCTTATCTTTCGAAACAACTAGAGAGGTGTCCGAGTGGTTGAAGGAGCTACCCTGGAAAGGTAGTATACGGGTAACTGTATCGAGAGTTCGAATCTCTTCCTCTCTGCATGAATTATCCCGCTTAACGGCGGGATTTTTATTTTTATAGCGATAAGAGTTTTTCTCTTAATCGGTAGAAAATGAACTAATGCAATCATTCGCAAAGGATTAAGCACGTTGTGAAGCCAATCTTTATTGGTTCGTAATCCCTTCCTCTCTGCAAAGCCAGGAAAAATCTCTGTTTTGTAGCCTTTCACAGTCCAAAAATTCTGTTATCTTTAGTATAAAACCCGATTACTATGAAGATAAAATACTCCGTATTCCTTGCAGCAATTCTTTTAACTAACGCGTATTGTTCCGCTACCGAATGGTATGTCGGAGCTACAAGAACCTATACTTTGCCCAGCCAGGTGAGAAACCTGGTGGCTGATAATGACACGGTTTACCTGGACGGCGGGGTTTATTTGAACGATGCCACCAAATGGACCAAAAAGAATTTGAAGTTTATCGGGTTGGGGACCGGAAGTAACCGGAGTATACTGCGTTATTCAGGAGATATTTCCAACGGAAAGGGAATTTTCGTTTTTGAATCGGCCGGTATTTCCGACAATCCTTATATTGAAAACATCGTGTTTGACGGAGCACAGGTTTCGGACGCAGATGGCGGGAATGGTGCCGGGATCCGGTTCCAGGCAAACAATATTACGATCGTCAACTGCCGCTTTGTCAATTGCCAGAACGGAATCCTGGAAGGCAACGGAAGCGTTACTACCAGTAATGTCACCATACTCAATTCGGAATTTGAGAACAATGGCTACCAGCTCCAAAATGATCCTACGCATTCGGGTTACGAACATCACATTTACATTGGTGCAAGTACGGATACGCTGTTGGTACAAAACTGTTATTTCCATCATCCGAGAGGGCAGGCTAATTCGATCAAGACGAGAGCGCAGAGAAGCTACATTCTTTACAACCTGATTGATGAAGGAACAACGGGTTACGGAAGCTGGGAATTGAACATCGCCCAGGGAGGTATGAATGTAATCATGGGGAATATTTTTATCCAGGGACCGGCCGGAGCCAATCACGGAATAATCGGATATGACGCGGTCACCAATCCGCTGGAAGACTTTTACTTCGTAAACAATACGGTCATTAATCAGTTTCCGGGGAACATCAAATTCTTCAATACTGTTCCGGCTTCCGGGATAAACACGTTCAAAATTTACAACAACATTTTTGCATCGGTTCCAGGAGCGAGTAATACGTTCTTCAGCGGAAATACACCGGCTTCCCTCGATTCTGCCGGAAACGTACTATCTACTGATTACACCACCTTCGGATTTACAAATGCTGCCACAAACGATTATTCACTGACTTCCGGCGCAACAGCTGCTATCGATCATGGAGTCAATGCAGGTTCTACAGCTATGGCTTATCCGTTGATCCCGGTCTATCAGTATCAATCACATACTTCCGCTTTAGTTCCAAGAAATCCTTCGGGAAGTTCAATAGATATCGGAGCTTATGAATTCGAATTCCCATCCACTGCGGGAATTGATCCGGAATTTTTATCAGAAGAAATCAAGGTTTATCCAAATCCGTCAACGGGTATTTTTCACCTGGATTTTGCTCAGCTGACCGGTGAAGCAGGGAACCTGGAAGTTTACGATGCGCTGGGTAAACTGGTCCTCTCAAGTACCGCTGTCAATTGGTCTTCCGACTACCAGCTGGATTTATCAGTATCACCGAATGGCGTTTACCTATTGAAGGTGAATGATGGAGTAAAACTTATCCGTAAAACACTGGTGATTCGTTGAGATGCATCCGGGGATGTAATTTTAGCATTGCATAGTCTTCCGAAAAAACGTCTCCAAAATACAGATAGACATCCATCTATTTGCCCGGTCAGAGTGTGACTTCCCCGCAAACCGACCGTTTCAAAATTGCTTTTGCAATGTCTGTATTTCCGGCGCTTTTTCCTAAAGCGTACATCGTTTTGGTTACCGCTGCTTCTGTTGTAAGGTCGAAACCGGAAAGCACGCCGTTCTTTTCGAAAAAGGAACTGGTTTCGTATTTTCCCTGCTCTACCCTGCCCGTGGAACACTGAGTAATGTTGAGCACGATTCCGCCTTTTTGCAGGTAATTCAACAGCAATTCGTGGAATTTTGCATCGGAAGGGGCATTCCCTGAACCGTAGGTTTCCAGGATGATCGCTTTGGTTTTATTAGCATCGAACAAAGATTCGTAGATGTTCCAATTGATCCCCGGGAAAAACTTGATCAAAGCCACAGAAGGATCAAAATCGGTAAACAGCTCCAATCCTTTGGAGGATGCAACCGTTTCGCCCGTATAATCGATGTGGACTCCGGCAACAGCCAGCGGACGCAGATTCGGGGAGCGGAATGCTTCAAAGGAAGAAGCCGAAACTTTGGAGGTTCGGTTCCCGCGATAGAGTGAATATTCGAAATAGATCGCCACTTCGCGGATGCGCGGAATTCCCTTTTCGTCTGTTGCTGCAGCGATTTCAATGGCTGTTATGAGGTTTTCCTTCCCGTCCGTGCGAATCGTTCCGATGGGCAATTGTGAACCGGTGAAGATGACCGGTTTTTCCAGTCCCTGGAGCATAAAACTCAAGGCAGATGCTGAAAAAGCCATCGTGTCCGAACCATGCAGGATCACAAAACCGTCGAAGTCATGGTATTTGCTGTAAACCAATTCGGCCATTTCTTTCCACCAAAGCGGGTTCATTTCGGATGAATCGATCGGGTGCGGAAAGGCATGCGTGGTGAGTTGTACGTTCAAACGCGCCAGTTCGGGAATGTGCTTATACACGTCACCAAAATCAAAGGCTGTCAGTGATCCAGTCAACGGATCGTTCACCATTCCGATGGTTCCCCCGGTGTAAATCACCAATACTTGCGGCGTTGTACTCATATTGCTCGAATTAGTCGCGACAAAGTTCACTGAAAATACCGAAAAAGCAAGTATCCGGGAAGAAGATTATTCAGCTATCTGGTCGTTTCGGTCTTTGGCAATACCCAAAAAGATTTCGGGTTATTGGTGACATAGTTTGTATAGGTGAAATTCACTCCTTTGGCCTTACGTTCCGATTTCTGCGGACTTTGGTTCAGACCGTCGAGTGGTACCAGTTCCAGGTAAACGGCATTTCCTCCTTCGACCTGGGTTTCGTAGTTGTATTCGCTTGAAACAGGGCATTCCAGGCGATACAGGTTCTTTGCCATGTAAAAATGAAGGTATTCTTCGGCCCAAACATACTCTTCGTTATTCCAATTGGCATCCGGGTTCAGAATGAGGGTCCGGCCATCGATAAGTCGCTGTCTGACTTCTTCAATACTTAAAAGTGTGCCTTTTTCATCCATGACATATGCATTGTTGGTCGGATCCATATACACCCACTTTTTCAGCCAGTCGGAATAAACCATGTTGATCACATGGCAATCGTCAAATTGCAGGTCTTTCGGCATACAGGTAATGTAGCGTGATTTGAATCCCATTGCCAGGTAACATTCATTCAGTGAAATGGCCAGTCCGCGACAATTTAATCCGCGTGAGCCGTCGCTGCAAGCCATGATCATGTCGTCTGCATTTTTGCTTTCGGGATTGCCGTGCTGTCCGTCGTGCGCAACCGTATTATGCATCCAGTGCATCAGGTTAATGATTTGATTCAGTTCTCCGGCGTCTCCCGCAATGGAATCCAGGTTGTATTTTTTACGTAGTGCCCGCAAATGAACATTGCTTGAATCCTGGTAAGTGAACTCCGGAACGGTTCTCAAATCCGAAGTATTGTATTTGGCGGCTTTCTTCAGGGTTCCGATATGGTCCGGGATTTCCTCGAACCTCACACGCGTCAGGCAAGTATCTTTATGCTGGTAAATCACCAGGAAATCGCAAACAGGATGTTTTTTATCCACTTTGATGTAAATGGAATCAACATCTGTAATAAACTGGATTTTTTCATCCCAAACTACCGTGCTGTCGGGTTTCAAATGGGGTGCAATGGTCCAGGTTCGAAGAGTTATTGCAGGATCGCTCGGAAATTTCATCCGGAAAGACTTCACATTGGTATGAAGTACTTTTAGCTTTTTCTGGGCAAACGAAGAAACGCCTAAAAGCAGGAAGGAAAGGATTAAGATTGAACGCATACGAATTCATTAAGAAGAATTCGAAGATAAAATCTTTTCCGGAAGAAATCATTGGAAAATTGGGACATCAGACAATTTGACAACCGGATGTCAATTCTCCCATTTACGGATGAAACAACTCCATCGCATTCAGGGTCGTGATCTCTTTCAGGGAATTCAAAGGCAAATCCAGGATTTCTGCGATCTTTTCTGCCGTGTGAACTACATAGGCACTTTCATTGCGTTTTCCGCGGAAAGGAGTCGGCGCGAGGTAAGGTGCATCTGTTTCCAGGAGCAATTTTTCCAGTGGAATGTGCTTCAGCGTTTCAGGAAGGTCCGACTTTTTGTAAGTCACCACTCCACCGATCCCGAACAGGAATCCCTGGTAACCGAGGATTTTTTGTACGTCTTGTTCATTCCCGGTAAAGCAATGGAAAATACCGCGTAAACGTTCATCATTCTCCTTGTCGAGTACTTCGTAAATTTCAGGGAAAGAATCGCGTGCATGGATCACAATGGGAACCTGAAGTTCTTTTGCCCAATTGATTTGCGTGCGGAAAGCTTCCTTTTGCTCTTCCACGAAGGTTTTGTCCCAGTAAAGGTCAATTCCGATCTCGCCCACTGCCACATAGGGCCTTTTTTCCAGGAAGAGTTTCATTTTTGCCAGCACCAATTCCCAATCCGCGTCTACGGAACAAGGATGCAATCCCATCATGGCAAAACAGTTTTCCGGGAATTGTTGTTCCAGTGCGTGCATTCCTTCTATCGAGTTCAGGTCGATGTTGGGCATGTACATGCGTTCCACTCCGGCCGCAATAGCGCGCCGGATCATAGCCGTACGATCTTCGTTGAACTGTTCGGAATAAAGATGTGTGTGCGTATCTATCATCATTGGATATTAGAACTTCAAGATCCAGGATATTAGGACTTTTAGATTTTTAATTAAAATAAAAAGACTTCAGAACCCCTTGACCAACGAGTCATTCAGTCCTGAAGTCTTAAAATCCTAAAGCCTTAAAGTCCTTAACAAAATTCTTCGTAAGCTGCTTCCAGGTTCTCAGCGATCATAGCTGCAGTTACTCCTTCAATGTTGTGTCTTTCCAGGAAATGAACCAGTTTTCCATCCTTAAACAACGCTACAGACGGTGAAGACGGAGGGAACGGTAAAAAGTACTTACGTGCCTGCTGAGTTGCTTCGGTATCAACACCTGCAAAAACAGTCAATAAATGATCCGGTTTTTTCCCGGCAATTTCCAAAGATTTTTTCACTCCCGGTCTTAAATTTCCTGCCGCACATCCGCAAACAGAATTTACTACTACCAGGGCAACACCTTTGCTGGTTGGAATTGTTGCATCTACTTCTGATGCGGATACGAGTTGTTGAAAGCCCACACGTGTAAGGTCTTCCTTCATTGGTTGTACGAGTTCTGGTGGGTACATAATTTTTAAATTTTAATGTCGCAAAGTTACGGATTCTTCTTGCTTTGGGAAACAAAAACCAGGTTCATTTTTCGCCAATTAAGTTTAAAACGATTCTAA encodes:
- a CDS encoding transglutaminase domain-containing protein; this translates as MRSILILSFLLLGVSSFAQKKLKVLHTNVKSFRMKFPSDPAITLRTWTIAPHLKPDSTVVWDEKIQFITDVDSIYIKVDKKHPVCDFLVIYQHKDTCLTRVRFEEIPDHIGTLKKAAKYNTSDLRTVPEFTYQDSSNVHLRALRKKYNLDSIAGDAGELNQIINLMHWMHNTVAHDGQHGNPESKNADDMIMACSDGSRGLNCRGLAISLNECYLAMGFKSRYITCMPKDLQFDDCHVINMVYSDWLKKWVYMDPTNNAYVMDEKGTLLSIEEVRQRLIDGRTLILNPDANWNNEEYVWAEEYLHFYMAKNLYRLECPVSSEYNYETQVEGGNAVYLELVPLDGLNQSPQKSERKAKGVNFTYTNYVTNNPKSFWVLPKTETTR
- a CDS encoding OmpA family protein, whose protein sequence is MKTILLAIICSVSLSVFGQSGKLKKADSYFNRLSYAYAAELYEELIGSEVDSPQLKSKLAYSYLKMDNYTKSVENYGKMIESSEAKPDDYYNYAYVLKQTGNYSESDKWMNKYSNAAQADLRSQLFLGNTGYKSKIEKTAPFFSLTNLELNTGVADFGGYYNPSQNRMYFITARKKRVFVKKEWSWNANRFLDLYSATVSTDNKLGSPKRVSKVNTKFHEGPLAFSPDGKTVYFTRNNISSGKKRRDGQKIQNLKLYMAKVDENGKWTEEKEFPYNSKDYSVGHPALTADGKTMYFVSDKPGGMGGADIYKAAVLENGTFGEMINLGNKINTEGQEMFPFIDQEERLFFSTDGHPGLGGLDVFVAFMENGKIGKIHSLGVPVNSQFDDFAFNSSKDLKTGFLSSNRTGGKGGDDIYAVQLIRPITFGVTIQGTAKDKKGEIVPNAKIDLKDDKGTVIGTVTADENGSYSFEAEYEKNYALAGSKTNYFDGKNTTNTFTNEQVVIADVILEKDPGLSLYALITDKKTGKPLENVSVYLVDNMTNKSKKITTPASGDFREALFGKKLNDRGSYNLVLQKEGYFSKTVTYNTLFDKPGQYDIHAILDLGLDPEVKDLSEMVQINPINFDLNKYVIRPDAAKELDKIVEVMNKYPNMVVELGSHTDCRASKSYNMKLSDSRAKASAEYIKKKITNPARIYGKGYGESRLLNNCACEGPVKSDCPEEEHQKNRRTEFKVISTGDDKLKVNNTSTDNF
- a CDS encoding asparaginase, with the translated sequence MSTTPQVLVIYTGGTIGMVNDPLTGSLTAFDFGDVYKHIPELARLNVQLTTHAFPHPIDSSEMNPLWWKEMAELVYSKYHDFDGFVILHGSDTMAFSASALSFMLQGLEKPVIFTGSQLPIGTIRTDGKENLITAIEIAAATDEKGIPRIREVAIYFEYSLYRGNRTSKVSASSFEAFRSPNLRPLAVAGVHIDYTGETVASSKGLELFTDFDPSVALIKFFPGINWNIYESLFDANKTKAIILETYGSGNAPSDAKFHELLLNYLQKGGIVLNITQCSTGRVEQGKYETSSFFEKNGVLSGFDLTTEAAVTKTMYALGKSAGNTDIAKAILKRSVCGEVTL
- a CDS encoding BrxA/BrxB family bacilliredoxin, with the protein product MYPPELVQPMKEDLTRVGFQQLVSASEVDATIPTSKGVALVVVNSVCGCAAGNLRPGVKKSLEIAGKKPDHLLTVFAGVDTEATQQARKYFLPFPPSSPSVALFKDGKLVHFLERHNIEGVTAAMIAENLEAAYEEFC
- a CDS encoding T9SS type A sorting domain-containing protein, translated to MKIKYSVFLAAILLTNAYCSATEWYVGATRTYTLPSQVRNLVADNDTVYLDGGVYLNDATKWTKKNLKFIGLGTGSNRSILRYSGDISNGKGIFVFESAGISDNPYIENIVFDGAQVSDADGGNGAGIRFQANNITIVNCRFVNCQNGILEGNGSVTTSNVTILNSEFENNGYQLQNDPTHSGYEHHIYIGASTDTLLVQNCYFHHPRGQANSIKTRAQRSYILYNLIDEGTTGYGSWELNIAQGGMNVIMGNIFIQGPAGANHGIIGYDAVTNPLEDFYFVNNTVINQFPGNIKFFNTVPASGINTFKIYNNIFASVPGASNTFFSGNTPASLDSAGNVLSTDYTTFGFTNAATNDYSLTSGATAAIDHGVNAGSTAMAYPLIPVYQYQSHTSALVPRNPSGSSIDIGAYEFEFPSTAGIDPEFLSEEIKVYPNPSTGIFHLDFAQLTGEAGNLEVYDALGKLVLSSTAVNWSSDYQLDLSVSPNGVYLLKVNDGVKLIRKTLVIR
- a CDS encoding type IX secretion system membrane protein PorP/SprF, encoding MRTNQFLIACFTLVLLGSTGANAQQDPHYTQYFDNMLFINPAYAGSRGMLNVTGIHREQWVGFDGRPRSSTLSIHSPLSYESVGLGLTAINDNIGPMNQTMFYADASYTIRFKNHKGKLAFGIKGGFNLINIGRDGLNSDTPDDPKLLQNIRNNINPNFGAGIYYHTPSFFIGVSSPKILERSYDGSNSTNLERRHYFGTVGGVIPLSNKWKLRPTSLVKITEGAPLSLDLTVAAIYNERIWFGANYRLQAAFGAFLQFQLSPQFKIGVASDFGTQKIRKYNDGSFEVMLSYDFVFKKEGIRSPRYF
- a CDS encoding TatD family hydrolase is translated as MIDTHTHLYSEQFNEDRTAMIRRAIAAGVERMYMPNIDLNSIEGMHALEQQFPENCFAMMGLHPCSVDADWELVLAKMKLFLEKRPYVAVGEIGIDLYWDKTFVEEQKEAFRTQINWAKELQVPIVIHARDSFPEIYEVLDKENDERLRGIFHCFTGNEQDVQKILGYQGFLFGIGGVVTYKKSDLPETLKHIPLEKLLLETDAPYLAPTPFRGKRNESAYVVHTAEKIAEILDLPLNSLKEITTLNAMELFHP